ACACCACCGAGGACGGGCAGTGGACCATGCCCGCCCACGACTACGCCAGCACGCGCTTCAGCCGGCTGGCGCAGATCACCGCGGCGAACGTCGCGAACCTGAAGCTGGCGTGGACGTTCAGCACCGGCGTGAACCGCGGCCACGAGGCCGCGCCGCTGGTGGTGAACAATACCATGTACATCGTCACCCCCTTCCCCAACATCCTGTACGCGCTGGATCTGACGAAGCCCGGCGCGCCCATGAAGTGGAGCTACGACCCCCAGCCCGCCAGCGCGGCACAGGGCGTGGCCTGCTGCGACGTGGTGAACCGCGGGGCCGTGTTCGCCGACGGGAAGATCGTGTGGAACACGCTGGACGGGCACACCGTGGCGGTGGACGCCAACACGGGCGCGCTGGCGTGGAAGGCGCGGGTGGCCGACTACAACAAGGGCGAGTCCATCACCATGGCCCCGCTGGTGGTGAAGGGGAAGGTGCTGGTGGGGAACAGCGGCGGCGAGTTCGGCGTGCGCGGGTGGCTGACCGCGCTGAATCTGTCGGACGGGAAGCTGGCCTGGCGCGCGTACAGCACCGGCCCCGACGCCGAGGTGCTGATCGGCCCCGACTTCAAGCCGTTCTACCCGCAGGACCGCGGCAAGGACCTGGGCGTCACCACCTGGCCGCCCGACGCGTGGAAGATCGGCGGCGGCACGGTGTGGGGGTGGATCAGCTACGACCCCGCGCTGGACCTGATCTACTACGGCACCGGCAACCCCGGCCCCTGGAACGCCGACCAGCGCCCGGGCGACAACAAGTGGACCGCGGGGATCTTCGCCCGGCGCCCCGACGACGGGCGCGCCGTGTGGTTCTACCAGTGGAGCCCGCACGACCTGTGGGACTACGACGGGGTGAACGAGCAGCTGCTGCTGGACCTGCCCATCGGCGGGCAGACGCGGCGCACGCTGGTGCGCCCCGAGCGCGACGGCTACGTGTACGTGCTGGACCGCGGCACCGGCCAGGTGCTCTCGGCCAACCCGTACGTGCACGTGACCACCACGCTGGGGGTGGACCTGAAGACCGGGCGACCCGTGGAGAACGAGGCGCTGCACCCCGAGACGGGGAAGGTGATCCGCGACATCTGCCCGGCCGCGCCGGGGGGGAAGGACTGGCAGCCCAGCGCCTTCTCGCCGCGCACCGGGCTCCTCTACCTTCCGCACCAGAACCTGTGCCAGGACTTCGAGGGGGTCGAGGCCAGCTACATCGCCGGAACGCCGTACGTGGGCGCCAACGTGAAGATGTACGCCGGCCACGGCGGCTACCGCGGCGCGCTGACCGCGTGGGACCCGGTGCACGGCCGCATCGCCTGGCAGGACACCGAGTTCCTGCCGGTGTGGAGCGGCGCGCTGGCGACCGCGGGCGACGTGGTGTTCTACGGGACGATGGACGGCTGGTTCAAGGCGGTCGACGCGAGGACGGGCAAGCTGCTCTGGCAGTTCCGCTGCGGCTCGGGGATCATCGGCCAGCCCATCACCTACCGCGGGCCCGACGGCAAGCAGTACATCGCCATCCTCTCGGGCGTGGGCGGCTGGTCCGGCGCCATCGTGGCGGCCGGCCTGGATCCGCGCGACAGCACCGGCGCGCTGGGCTTCGTGAACGCCATGAAGGACCTGCCGCAGTACACCACCAAGGGCGGGATGCTGTATGTGTTCTCGCTCTGAGCCGAAAGTGCGGGAGTGCGTGAGTGCGGGAGTGCGGGAGTGCGCTCGTTCCGGCGCGCTCCGCGGCTTCTTCGCGCGCCGGGCCCACGCACTTCCGCACTTCCGCACTCCCGCACTCTCCCGCGCGGGCACGCCGATGCTC
The Longimicrobium sp. DNA segment above includes these coding regions:
- a CDS encoding methanol/ethanol family PQQ-dependent dehydrogenase — its product is MRPTNLIQLRRTAVPLLLALAACGGGKDNRTQATAPRFGGRGAPLASAITDTTEDGQWTMPAHDYASTRFSRLAQITAANVANLKLAWTFSTGVNRGHEAAPLVVNNTMYIVTPFPNILYALDLTKPGAPMKWSYDPQPASAAQGVACCDVVNRGAVFADGKIVWNTLDGHTVAVDANTGALAWKARVADYNKGESITMAPLVVKGKVLVGNSGGEFGVRGWLTALNLSDGKLAWRAYSTGPDAEVLIGPDFKPFYPQDRGKDLGVTTWPPDAWKIGGGTVWGWISYDPALDLIYYGTGNPGPWNADQRPGDNKWTAGIFARRPDDGRAVWFYQWSPHDLWDYDGVNEQLLLDLPIGGQTRRTLVRPERDGYVYVLDRGTGQVLSANPYVHVTTTLGVDLKTGRPVENEALHPETGKVIRDICPAAPGGKDWQPSAFSPRTGLLYLPHQNLCQDFEGVEASYIAGTPYVGANVKMYAGHGGYRGALTAWDPVHGRIAWQDTEFLPVWSGALATAGDVVFYGTMDGWFKAVDARTGKLLWQFRCGSGIIGQPITYRGPDGKQYIAILSGVGGWSGAIVAAGLDPRDSTGALGFVNAMKDLPQYTTKGGMLYVFSL